The following are encoded together in the Pedobacter sp. D749 genome:
- a CDS encoding glycosyl hydrolase family 65 protein yields MENTRKFIATAALSILTIAGFAQQQLILGTGKLKKYVEYFNSIDTEAVKNYIPNSEAFEWLADQAPLFECPDSVLEQNYYYRWWTYRKHLVKTPEGFIFTEFIEPVKHAGKYNSISCALGHHIYEGRWLKDNSYLKDYIKFWLYHADVGQSKQRFHQFSSWVDDAVYQNYLVKPDQGFLKEILPALDKDYEKWESQRQLKNGLFWQHDVKDGMEESISGSRKDQNQRPTINSYMYGNAMALDKIATLLGDGVLASKYKNKAIALKKLVQDSLWNASASFFETRKAKGGSADVREAIGFTPWDFNLPDDKANYAKAWNQLLDTAGFKAPWGLTTAERRNPTFRTRGTGHSCEWDGALWPFASSQTLKGLANLLTNYKKHGKMNANIFYQELHQYAASHVKNGKPYIGEYQDEKTGEWLKGDNPRSSFYNHSTFNDLIINDLIGIKPRQDNVLEISPLIPKNQWDWFILDNVSYHGKIVTVLWDKTGTKYNRGKGLLVFVDGKEIYKGKDLKPLKVRMD; encoded by the coding sequence ATGGAAAATACACGAAAATTTATAGCCACGGCAGCATTGTCCATATTAACAATTGCTGGCTTTGCGCAACAACAGCTTATCCTGGGAACAGGAAAATTGAAGAAATACGTTGAATATTTTAATTCAATTGATACAGAAGCGGTAAAGAATTATATTCCAAATAGCGAGGCTTTTGAATGGCTTGCCGATCAGGCTCCTTTATTCGAATGTCCCGATTCGGTATTGGAACAGAATTATTATTACCGTTGGTGGACTTACCGCAAACACCTGGTTAAAACGCCAGAAGGTTTCATTTTTACCGAGTTTATTGAACCGGTTAAACATGCAGGCAAATACAATTCCATCAGTTGTGCATTAGGTCACCACATTTACGAAGGCAGGTGGCTAAAAGACAACAGTTACCTGAAAGATTATATCAAATTCTGGCTTTATCATGCTGATGTGGGGCAAAGCAAGCAGCGTTTTCATCAATTTAGCAGCTGGGTGGATGATGCGGTGTATCAAAACTATTTGGTGAAACCCGATCAGGGATTTTTGAAAGAAATTTTGCCTGCACTGGATAAAGATTACGAAAAATGGGAATCGCAACGACAGCTTAAAAATGGGTTGTTCTGGCAGCATGATGTGAAGGATGGCATGGAAGAATCAATCAGCGGATCACGCAAAGACCAGAACCAGCGACCAACAATAAACAGTTACATGTATGGCAACGCCATGGCTTTAGATAAAATTGCTACACTTTTAGGTGATGGCGTGCTTGCGAGTAAGTATAAAAATAAAGCCATTGCGCTTAAAAAACTGGTTCAGGATAGTTTGTGGAATGCTTCTGCTTCATTTTTTGAAACCAGAAAAGCCAAAGGCGGTTCAGCTGATGTACGGGAAGCCATCGGTTTTACGCCCTGGGATTTTAATTTACCCGACGATAAGGCCAATTATGCAAAAGCCTGGAACCAGTTATTGGATACTGCCGGATTTAAAGCACCATGGGGATTAACCACAGCCGAAAGGAGAAACCCAACGTTTAGAACAAGAGGAACAGGACATAGCTGTGAATGGGATGGAGCACTTTGGCCTTTCGCCAGCTCGCAGACATTAAAAGGATTGGCAAATCTGCTCACGAATTATAAAAAGCATGGTAAAATGAATGCAAATATCTTTTATCAGGAATTGCATCAATATGCAGCATCCCATGTCAAAAATGGAAAGCCATACATAGGGGAATACCAGGACGAAAAAACCGGGGAATGGTTAAAAGGAGATAATCCACGAAGCAGTTTTTATAATCACTCTACCTTTAATGATTTAATTATCAATGACCTGATTGGTATAAAGCCACGTCAGGATAATGTGCTCGAAATTTCTCCATTAATTCCCAAAAATCAGTGGGATTGGTTTATACTGGATAATGTTTCCTATCATGGTAAAATAGTGACGGTTTTATGGGACAAAACAGGGACAAAATATAACAGGGGTAAGGGGTTACTGGTGTTTGTTGATGGTAAAGAAATTTATAAAGGCAAAGATTTGAAGCCTTTAAAGGTTAGGATGGATTAA
- a CDS encoding SDR family NAD(P)-dependent oxidoreductase, giving the protein MFSLKNKRAVVTGGGSGIGKAIATILAKQGAEVHIIELGTEQAQDTINEIKENGGTAFSYACDVSDHKAVHEIFNQIGQINILINNAGIAHIGKADTTEEADFDRVMRVNVKGVYNCLHAAIPQIRLAGGGVIINMASIAALVGLPDRFVYSAAKGAVKAMTMSVAKDYIGENIRCNSISPARVHTPFVDGFLQKNYPDNIPEMFEKLSKTQPIGRMAKPEEVGALALYLCSDEASFITGCDYPIDGGFTTLNN; this is encoded by the coding sequence ATGTTTTCATTAAAAAACAAAAGAGCCGTGGTTACAGGCGGAGGAAGCGGCATTGGAAAGGCCATTGCAACCATTTTAGCTAAACAGGGCGCTGAAGTTCACATCATCGAACTGGGAACTGAACAGGCGCAGGATACGATCAATGAAATTAAGGAAAATGGCGGTACAGCATTTAGTTATGCCTGCGATGTTTCTGACCATAAAGCAGTTCATGAGATTTTTAACCAGATCGGGCAGATCAACATCCTGATCAATAATGCAGGCATTGCGCATATCGGAAAGGCTGATACGACTGAAGAAGCCGATTTTGACCGTGTAATGCGCGTAAACGTTAAAGGTGTTTACAACTGTTTGCATGCAGCCATTCCACAGATCCGCTTGGCAGGTGGTGGTGTAATCATCAATATGGCGTCAATTGCTGCTTTGGTGGGCCTACCCGATCGTTTCGTGTATAGTGCGGCAAAAGGTGCAGTGAAAGCCATGACCATGAGTGTGGCCAAAGATTATATCGGCGAAAACATCAGGTGTAATTCCATCTCTCCGGCAAGGGTACACACGCCTTTTGTAGATGGCTTTTTACAGAAAAACTATCCGGATAATATCCCTGAAATGTTCGAAAAGCTTTCTAAAACACAACCTATCGGCCGGATGGCGAAACCGGAAGAAGTAGGCGCGCTGGCTTTATATCTGTGCAGTGATGAAGCTTCTTTTATTACGGGCTGCGATTACCCGATTGATGGTGGATTTACAACCTTAAACAATTAA
- a CDS encoding fumarylacetoacetate hydrolase family protein has protein sequence MKLIRFGEAGAEKPGVIINDNYFDVSALVKDYNEEFFAGDGLEKLKKDIESADLPQVDKGVRLGPALARPSKIICVGLNYKDHAAETNAPIPTEPILFFKATSAIVGPNDDLIIPKNSKKTDWEVELGIVVGKKASYVSEENALDHIAGYILHNDYSEREFQIERNGQWVKGKSCDTFAPIGPFIATQDEIADVHNLRLWLTVNGKTLQDGNTSNLIFNVPFMISYISQFMTLLPGDVISTGTPAGVGLGQKPEPWYLKAGDVVELGIDGLGTSKQTAKAYGEN, from the coding sequence ATGAAATTAATACGATTTGGAGAAGCGGGAGCTGAAAAACCTGGAGTAATCATTAACGATAATTATTTCGATGTTTCTGCACTGGTAAAAGATTATAACGAAGAGTTTTTTGCTGGCGATGGTTTAGAAAAACTTAAAAAAGACATCGAATCTGCAGATTTACCTCAGGTTGATAAAGGTGTACGCCTTGGTCCTGCTTTGGCACGTCCTTCTAAAATTATCTGTGTAGGTTTAAATTACAAAGACCACGCAGCCGAAACCAATGCCCCTATTCCAACCGAGCCGATTTTATTTTTCAAGGCTACTTCGGCAATAGTTGGCCCAAATGACGACCTGATTATCCCAAAAAACAGTAAAAAAACCGATTGGGAAGTAGAATTGGGCATTGTTGTGGGTAAAAAAGCGAGTTATGTTTCTGAAGAAAATGCTTTGGATCACATCGCAGGTTATATATTGCACAACGATTATAGCGAACGTGAGTTTCAGATTGAAAGAAACGGCCAGTGGGTAAAAGGAAAAAGCTGCGATACTTTTGCGCCGATCGGTCCATTTATCGCCACTCAGGATGAAATTGCCGATGTACACAATCTTCGCCTTTGGCTAACCGTAAACGGAAAAACCTTACAGGATGGAAATACTTCGAACCTGATTTTCAATGTTCCTTTTATGATTTCATACATCAGCCAGTTTATGACGCTTTTGCCAGGAGATGTAATTAGTACAGGAACACCAGCCGGCGTTGGATTAGGCCAAAAACCAGAACCCTGGTACTTAAAAGCAGGCGATGTGGTTGAATTGGGTATTGATGGTTTAGGTACCAGCAAACAAACGGCTAAAGCTTACGGCGAAAATTAA
- a CDS encoding L-rhamnose mutarotase has protein sequence MKRYCLALDLVDDVKLIEEYKQYHQSVWPEIKESISSSGIENMEIYLAGNRLFMIMEVNESFSFEAKGTADLANPKVQEWETLMWKFQQALPGAKPGEKWILMEQIFKL, from the coding sequence ATGAAAAGATATTGCCTGGCGCTCGATCTGGTTGACGATGTAAAGCTTATTGAAGAATATAAGCAATACCATCAGTCAGTTTGGCCTGAAATCAAAGAAAGTATCAGCTCCTCTGGCATCGAGAATATGGAGATATATCTCGCTGGTAACCGGCTGTTTATGATTATGGAGGTGAATGAAAGTTTTTCTTTTGAAGCTAAAGGTACGGCCGATTTAGCCAACCCAAAAGTGCAGGAATGGGAAACCCTGATGTGGAAATTCCAGCAGGCTTTGCCTGGAGCTAAACCGGGTGAAAAGTGGATCTTAATGGAGCAGATATTTAAACTTTAA
- a CDS encoding amidohydrolase: MIDTHVHFWNFDPVRDNWISNDMKIIRKDFSPENLMEPYNQLHITGCIAVQASQSEEENHFLLKLAAQNEIIKGIVGWVDLLNPNLDERLNYWQNHKTIKGWRHVLQAENRDFILNPAFIAGVKQLKKYNYTYDLLCYHNQLEAIIQMVDQIPDQPFVLDHCGKPDVKSQDLKAWTENIKTLAANPNVQCKVSGLLAEADWQNWTEKELFNCFDVIFEAFCPERVMYGSDWPVMLISRPYEDWFNLVTKYTERFSLEERKLIFNDNAKAFYGV; the protein is encoded by the coding sequence ATGATTGATACGCATGTACATTTTTGGAATTTCGATCCGGTTAGAGATAATTGGATTAGCAATGATATGAAAATTATCCGTAAAGATTTTTCTCCGGAGAACCTTATGGAGCCTTATAACCAACTGCATATTACCGGATGTATTGCCGTGCAGGCCAGTCAGTCGGAAGAGGAAAATCATTTTCTCTTAAAGCTGGCAGCGCAAAACGAAATCATAAAAGGCATTGTGGGCTGGGTTGATTTGCTTAATCCCAATCTGGATGAACGTTTAAATTACTGGCAAAATCATAAGACCATTAAAGGCTGGCGACATGTGCTGCAGGCTGAGAACCGTGATTTTATACTTAACCCGGCTTTTATTGCGGGTGTTAAACAGTTAAAAAAATACAATTATACTTACGATCTATTGTGTTACCACAATCAGTTGGAAGCCATTATACAAATGGTTGATCAGATTCCGGATCAGCCATTTGTATTGGACCATTGCGGTAAACCTGATGTAAAAAGTCAGGATTTGAAAGCCTGGACTGAAAACATTAAAACTTTGGCTGCAAACCCCAATGTACAATGTAAAGTGTCAGGTCTTTTAGCCGAAGCCGACTGGCAAAACTGGACGGAGAAAGAATTATTTAACTGCTTCGATGTGATCTTTGAAGCGTTTTGCCCTGAACGCGTCATGTATGGCAGCGACTGGCCGGTAATGCTGATCAGCAGACCTTATGAAGATTGGTTTAATTTAGTTACTAAGTATACAGAACGGTTTTCTTTGGAAGAACGTAAACTGATTTTTAATGATAATGCGAAAGCTTTTTATGGGGTTTAG
- a CDS encoding alpha-hydroxy acid oxidase yields the protein MSKKITFPYHPQFPSVADLRKKAKSRIPKFAFDYLEGGCNEGLNLSRNESDFDNIYLKPNYLRVGGDIDMSVELFGRKYSAPFGISPIGLQGLMWPNAPEILAKAAAKHDIPYTLSTVSTSSIERIAEVSEGKAWFQLYHPTENKLRDDILSRLKAVECPVLVVLVDVPAFGLRYKEIKSGLSIPPKMSISNILQAFARPLWGIKTLQHGIPSFATLKPYMEKGMDMSQLGQFMNRTFTGKVDIEKVSAIREIWKGPLVLKGIATDEDMQAAIQIGVDGVIVSNHGGRQIDAGESSINSLIKLAGNEIYKSKLKIMLDGGIRSGVDLARAHAVGSEFNFMGRPFMYGVGALGDEGGEHTINMFKTHLYQIMQQLTIEKISQFPERLLEV from the coding sequence ATGAGTAAAAAGATTACATTCCCTTACCATCCTCAATTCCCTTCTGTAGCCGATTTAAGAAAAAAAGCAAAATCAAGAATCCCTAAATTTGCTTTTGATTACCTGGAGGGTGGTTGTAATGAGGGACTTAATTTATCGAGAAACGAGAGCGACTTCGATAATATTTACCTTAAACCGAATTACTTACGTGTTGGTGGAGATATCGACATGTCGGTTGAACTTTTTGGCCGTAAATACAGTGCGCCATTTGGCATTTCTCCGATTGGTTTACAAGGTTTAATGTGGCCCAATGCACCTGAAATTCTGGCTAAAGCAGCGGCCAAACATGATATCCCCTATACACTCAGTACAGTATCTACCAGTAGTATCGAACGCATTGCAGAAGTTTCAGAAGGAAAAGCCTGGTTTCAGCTTTATCACCCTACTGAAAACAAACTGCGGGATGATATTTTATCAAGGTTAAAAGCAGTTGAGTGTCCGGTTTTAGTGGTACTGGTAGATGTTCCTGCCTTTGGATTAAGGTATAAGGAAATTAAAAGTGGTCTTTCTATACCGCCTAAAATGTCGATAAGTAATATTTTACAGGCCTTCGCAAGACCTTTATGGGGGATTAAAACACTTCAGCATGGCATCCCTTCATTTGCTACCTTAAAGCCCTACATGGAAAAAGGAATGGATATGTCGCAGCTCGGACAGTTTATGAACAGAACATTTACTGGGAAAGTTGATATTGAAAAAGTTTCCGCCATCCGCGAAATCTGGAAAGGCCCCTTGGTATTAAAAGGCATCGCTACCGACGAAGATATGCAGGCAGCCATACAAATTGGTGTTGATGGGGTTATTGTTTCGAATCACGGTGGGCGACAAATTGATGCGGGTGAATCATCGATCAATTCTTTAATCAAACTTGCCGGAAATGAGATTTACAAATCAAAACTCAAAATCATGTTGGATGGAGGAATCCGTTCGGGTGTTGATTTGGCAAGGGCACATGCAGTAGGTTCTGAATTCAACTTTATGGGCCGTCCGTTTATGTATGGCGTTGGCGCATTGGGTGATGAGGGCGGTGAACATACGATCAATATGTTTAAAACCCATTTGTACCAGATTATGCAACAACTCACCATCGAAAAAATTTCACAATTCCCTGAAAGGTTATTGGAAGTATAA
- a CDS encoding aldose epimerase family protein, producing the protein MKKPFLKALPLATLCVALAFSACNPKTDKGATSSTQQDSLKYSATIDGKAVKLYTLKNKQGASVSISNFGGRIVSLLVPDKNNKLTDVVLGYDSVGAYRKKGEPFFGALIGRYGNRIGKGKFTLDGKEYQLQLNDGVNTLHGGTDGFFGKVWDAKQVDSTKLELSYVSNDGEAGYPGKLDVKVTYTLTDDNSLQIDYAATTDKTTIVNLTNHAYFNLNGEGDSTILDHELMIDANTYTPVDSTLIPTGKLQPVAGTAFDFNKAKLIGKQIGDNDEQLKFGKGYDHNFALTHHDGKTPVAVVKSTKTGIVLSVITTEPGLQFYSGNFLTGADKDGKGGKSYPHRSAFCLETQHFPDAPNHPNFASTVLKPGETYKTSTTYKFSK; encoded by the coding sequence ATGAAAAAACCATTTCTTAAGGCATTACCATTGGCTACCTTGTGTGTAGCCCTTGCTTTTAGTGCATGTAATCCTAAAACCGATAAAGGTGCAACAAGTAGTACACAGCAAGATTCGTTAAAATACAGCGCGACCATTGATGGTAAAGCAGTTAAACTTTACACGTTGAAAAACAAACAAGGTGCTTCGGTATCGATCAGCAATTTCGGCGGTAGGATAGTTTCCTTATTGGTGCCAGATAAAAACAACAAATTAACCGATGTGGTACTCGGCTACGATAGCGTGGGTGCTTACCGTAAAAAAGGTGAACCATTTTTCGGCGCATTGATTGGTCGCTACGGAAACCGCATTGGCAAAGGTAAATTTACTTTAGATGGAAAAGAATACCAGTTACAGCTTAACGATGGCGTAAATACCTTGCATGGCGGTACTGATGGCTTTTTCGGCAAAGTATGGGATGCAAAACAAGTGGATAGTACGAAGCTTGAATTGAGTTACGTTTCTAACGATGGCGAAGCTGGTTATCCTGGTAAATTGGATGTGAAAGTAACCTATACTTTAACCGACGATAATTCACTGCAAATTGATTACGCGGCTACTACCGACAAAACGACTATTGTAAACTTGACTAACCACGCATATTTTAACCTAAACGGTGAAGGCGACAGTACCATTTTGGATCACGAACTGATGATTGATGCCAATACTTACACACCAGTTGATTCGACCCTGATTCCAACCGGAAAATTGCAACCTGTTGCAGGTACTGCTTTCGATTTTAACAAAGCAAAACTAATTGGTAAACAAATTGGCGATAACGACGAGCAATTAAAATTTGGTAAAGGTTACGACCATAACTTTGCCTTAACCCACCATGATGGTAAAACACCGGTAGCTGTGGTAAAAAGTACTAAAACCGGGATTGTTTTATCAGTGATCACCACCGAGCCTGGCTTACAGTTTTACAGTGGTAATTTCTTAACCGGGGCGGATAAGGATGGTAAAGGTGGTAAATCTTACCCGCACCGTTCGGCTTTCTGTTTAGAGACGCAACACTTCCCTGATGCACCAAACCACCCGAATTTTGCTTCAACCGTACTTAAACCAGGCGAAACATATAAAACGAGTACCACCTACAAGTTTTCGAAATAA
- a CDS encoding HAD family phosphatase, which produces MHDFNFKPKALLFDLNGTMINDMEYHTLAWYSIMTEDLGAALNYESVKKEMYGKNHEVMERVFGKDKFSPAEIERLSADKEKRYQEGYLPHLALIAGLDNFLERAKTAQIPMAIGSAAIPFNIDFVVDGLNIRHYLDAIVSADDVQMSKPDPETFLKAAAALGVAPADCLVFEDAPKGVESALNAGMKCLVLTTTHSLEEFDGYPNILGYITDYNDAKLNLLF; this is translated from the coding sequence ATGCACGATTTTAATTTCAAGCCCAAAGCGCTTCTTTTTGATTTAAACGGAACCATGATTAACGATATGGAATACCATACCTTAGCCTGGTACAGTATTATGACGGAAGATTTAGGTGCAGCACTAAATTACGAAAGTGTAAAGAAAGAAATGTACGGTAAAAACCACGAAGTAATGGAGCGTGTTTTTGGTAAGGATAAGTTTAGTCCTGCAGAAATAGAACGCCTTTCGGCAGATAAAGAAAAGCGCTACCAGGAAGGGTATTTGCCGCATCTGGCCCTGATAGCTGGTTTGGATAACTTTTTAGAGCGGGCTAAGACTGCGCAGATTCCGATGGCCATTGGCTCTGCAGCCATTCCTTTCAACATTGATTTTGTGGTTGATGGTTTAAACATCCGTCATTACCTGGATGCCATTGTAAGTGCTGATGATGTACAAATGAGCAAACCCGATCCGGAAACCTTTTTAAAGGCTGCAGCTGCCCTGGGTGTTGCACCGGCCGATTGCCTGGTTTTTGAAGACGCACCTAAAGGCGTAGAATCAGCTTTGAACGCAGGTATGAAATGCCTGGTATTAACGACTACACATAGCCTGGAAGAATTTGATGGTTATCCAAATATTTTGGGCTATATTACCGATTACAATGATGCTAAATTAAATCTGCTTTTTTAA
- a CDS encoding NUDIX domain-containing protein has product MKKYLNQKPVLVAVDCIIFGYDGEQLKLLVIKRAIEPIKDQWSLMGGFIGENENLDGAAKRILLELTGLHDVYLEQLHAYGSPDRDPIERTVSVVYFALIDINKYSKQINDQFHAEWFTLKEVPELIFDHNVMVKAAMDKIRYQAALHPVLFELLPKRFTIPQLQALYEQVYDTPIDNRNFIRKITASGLLIKQAEKDKSNSRRGAFYFKLDKNKHKAQFQSFLNFIPKSVK; this is encoded by the coding sequence ATGAAAAAATATCTAAATCAAAAACCTGTATTGGTTGCCGTAGACTGTATTATTTTTGGTTACGACGGCGAACAATTGAAACTTTTGGTTATTAAAAGGGCCATTGAGCCAATAAAAGATCAATGGAGCTTAATGGGCGGTTTTATTGGCGAAAACGAAAACCTGGATGGCGCTGCGAAGCGAATCCTTTTGGAGCTCACAGGACTGCACGATGTATATTTAGAGCAGCTGCATGCTTACGGTAGCCCCGACCGTGATCCGATTGAGCGCACGGTATCAGTAGTGTATTTTGCCCTGATCGATATCAATAAATACAGTAAACAGATTAATGATCAGTTCCATGCCGAATGGTTTACACTTAAAGAAGTACCTGAACTAATTTTCGACCATAACGTTATGGTTAAAGCAGCGATGGATAAAATCCGTTACCAGGCCGCCCTCCACCCTGTTTTGTTTGAGTTATTACCCAAACGCTTTACCATACCACAATTGCAGGCTTTATATGAACAGGTTTACGATACACCGATTGATAACCGCAACTTTATCCGTAAAATTACAGCCAGTGGTTTATTAATCAAACAAGCGGAAAAAGATAAATCGAACTCCAGACGTGGTGCCTTTTATTTTAAACTGGATAAAAACAAACATAAAGCACAGTTTCAATCGTTTTTGAACTTTATACCCAAGTCGGTTAAATAA
- a CDS encoding SDR family oxidoreductase, whose amino-acid sequence MRKTILITGASSGLGKETAKLFQRKGWNVIATMRKPESETELNLLENVLVTRLDVLDLDSIETAVNKGIETFGRIDVLLNNAGYGAYGPLESFSREQIIRQFNTNVIGLLDVTKALLPHFRGNSSGTIINISSIGGKMAFPLGALYHGTKFAVEGISESLKYEVSEFGGKVKIIEPGAIATDFTGRSLDFSNNETYTEYQPFIGKIMSAMQTLFQNASPASVIANVIYQAATDNTTQLRYIAGEDAEFMIANHKQNDDESFEAGIKAQFGI is encoded by the coding sequence ATGAGGAAGACAATTTTAATAACTGGAGCAAGCAGTGGGTTAGGAAAAGAAACGGCAAAACTATTTCAGCGGAAAGGTTGGAACGTTATTGCCACCATGCGTAAACCTGAAAGTGAAACTGAATTAAATCTCTTAGAAAATGTTCTGGTAACCAGACTGGACGTTTTGGATTTAGATTCTATTGAAACTGCGGTAAACAAGGGAATTGAAACATTTGGAAGGATTGATGTCCTACTTAATAATGCGGGTTATGGTGCCTATGGTCCTTTAGAATCTTTTTCAAGAGAACAAATCATCCGTCAGTTTAATACAAATGTGATTGGCCTTTTAGATGTTACCAAAGCATTGCTGCCACATTTTCGTGGAAATAGCAGCGGAACAATCATTAACATTTCTTCTATTGGAGGCAAAATGGCGTTTCCGTTAGGAGCGCTGTACCACGGAACTAAATTTGCTGTGGAAGGCATTTCTGAATCCTTGAAATATGAAGTTTCAGAATTTGGAGGTAAAGTAAAGATTATCGAGCCAGGTGCTATCGCTACTGACTTTACGGGCCGTTCTCTTGATTTTAGCAACAATGAAACTTACACAGAATACCAACCCTTTATTGGAAAAATCATGTCAGCTATGCAGACCTTATTTCAAAATGCTTCACCGGCAAGTGTTATTGCGAATGTCATTTACCAGGCAGCTACAGATAATACTACGCAATTGAGATACATAGCAGGCGAAGATGCGGAATTTATGATCGCAAATCACAAGCAGAATGATGATGAATCTTTTGAGGCAGGAATAAAAGCCCAATTCGGAATTTAG
- a CDS encoding AraC family transcriptional regulator translates to MISKIIHLQTISEIFLLFGLGSDIHHPLVGVVDFSKVNQQIDCKIKMSADYYSIMFKNYPDNKIKYGRKIIDFQDGSLICMAPNQVIEIDNDEQASENIMGWGLFFHPDLIRTTSLNDKMKDYSFFSYETSEALHLSEKEKHVLYDCISKINTELEENIDVHSQNIIVSTIELLLNYCSRFYGRQFITRKSSNNSVLVQFEKILTEYYNLDNKQEKGLPTVKYLSEKVHLSPGYLSDLLKKETGKNTQDHIHFYLIEEAKSKLISTNKSVSEIAYELGFDYPQYFNKLFKQKTGKTPIEFRNMN, encoded by the coding sequence ATGATAAGTAAAATTATTCATTTACAAACGATCTCTGAGATATTTTTACTATTCGGACTTGGTAGCGATATCCACCATCCTCTGGTTGGCGTGGTAGACTTTAGCAAAGTGAATCAGCAAATAGACTGTAAAATAAAAATGTCTGCAGATTACTACTCAATCATGTTCAAAAACTACCCCGATAATAAAATCAAGTATGGTCGCAAGATCATTGATTTTCAGGATGGTAGTTTAATCTGCATGGCACCCAATCAGGTCATCGAAATTGACAATGATGAGCAAGCGTCAGAAAACATAATGGGTTGGGGATTATTCTTTCATCCTGATCTAATCCGGACAACTTCCTTAAATGACAAAATGAAGGACTACAGCTTTTTTTCTTATGAAACTTCCGAAGCACTTCATTTGTCCGAAAAGGAAAAGCATGTGTTATATGACTGCATATCCAAAATTAACACTGAACTTGAAGAAAATATAGACGTACACAGCCAAAACATTATCGTTTCCACGATTGAATTGCTGCTCAATTATTGCAGCCGTTTTTACGGACGGCAATTTATAACAAGGAAGAGTTCCAATAATTCAGTTCTCGTTCAGTTTGAGAAAATTCTCACCGAATATTACAACCTCGACAATAAACAAGAAAAGGGCTTGCCTACTGTAAAATACCTATCCGAAAAGGTGCATTTATCACCTGGATATTTAAGCGATTTACTCAAAAAAGAGACTGGTAAAAATACTCAGGACCATATTCATTTTTATTTAATTGAGGAAGCTAAAAGCAAGCTGATAAGTACAAATAAATCTGTTAGTGAGATCGCATATGAATTAGGCTTTGATTATCCTCAATACTTTAATAAACTATTCAAGCAAAAAACAGGGAAAACTCCTATCGAATTCAGGAATATGAATTGA